One Paenibacillus sp. SYP-B4298 genomic window, TCTGATGGAGATTGCCGCGTTGATCGGCGCATCCACCACGTTGCTCCTACGGTTTGCGGAGGAGCTTCAGCAAACACTGCTGAAGGACACCCAATCCGCCAGGTGGGCCCGGGAACGTCCTGATCCTGGGAACCGGGATTATGACGAGTGGGAAACGGCTCTGATAGAGGGACATCCGTATCATCCTTGCTACAAATCGAGAATAGGCTTCACATTGGAGGACAATCTGGCGTATGGACCGGAGTTCGGCCCCGAATTCAAGCTGGTCTGGCTTGCTATTCGTCGCGATGCGGTAGTCTTGTCGCTCTCTGACTCTCTGCCTGCCTATGCGGAGTTTTTGCAGGTGGAGCTCGGACAGGAGATGGACAGGCTGGAGTCGGTACTTCGCGAGCTCGCCCCCCACGTCAAGCCGGAAGGCTATGCCTTCGTTCCGGTGCATCCGTGGCAGTGGGAGCGTGTCGTGTCCGTGGCCTGTCTGGATCAGATGGTGTCAGGCGAGATCGTCTATCTTGGGCAGGCAGGGGACACCTATCGTCCCCAGCAGTCCATCCGCACCCTGACGAATGTGAGTCATCCGCACAAGCCGTATGTCAAGCTGCCGATGAATATCGTGAATACCTCCTCGGGAAGGATCCTGGCGCAGCATACGATTCAAAACGCGGCGCGCATCTCGGATTGGCTGGGGCGGATCGTGGAGGAGGATACCTTGCTTGGCGGGGAGCTTGGTCTGATCGTGCTGAAGGAGATGGCGGGCATATCGTATCATCACCAGAAGCTGCCTGATATGCTGGAAACCCAATTATATGGATCGCTTGGCGCCATATGGAGGGAGAGCCTCCATCCGAGATTGGCTGAGGATGACACAGCTTGGCCATTTAACGCCTTATGCCAGCTAAACCGTCAGGAGCAGCCCGTCATTGCAGCGTGGGTACAAAGGTACGGCTTGGAGAATTGGGCTCGGCAACTGCTGCATGTGACAGCCGTCCCGCTGCTGCATCTGCTCTATGTTCATGGCGTCGGGCTGGAATCGCATGCACAGAATATGATTCTCGTCATGAAGGAGGGCTGGCCTACGCGAATTGCGCTCAAGGATTTCCACGATGGCGTCCGGTACTGTCCCGCGATTCCGCATCCGCTGGGCTATCCCGACATCGAGTATCCTCCGGCCAATCATCAGGGTGTCAATCGGAACTCGTTTATTGAGAAGCAAGACCCGGCAGAAGTCAGGGATTTTCTGCTGGATGCCTTGCTATTCATCAATTTGACGGAGATCGCGTTTTTCATGGAGAAGCACTTCGGCCTGAGCGAGCAGGCATGGTGGCGTATGCTGGCTGAGGTCATCTTGAATTATCAGGAACGCTTCCCGGAGCAGCGGGCGCGCTATGAACGGTTTGACGTATTTGCAACCGTCATCGAGGTGGAGCAGTTGACCCGGCGGCGTCTTCATGAGGTGGCCGCGGATTGTGTGCATCGGGTGAGCAATCCGTTGCACGCCTACCGGAGGGTGCAGCAGGATGAATTACGAGGAGTGAGGATATGAATACAGCGGCATCGTGGCGGCATTCACAGCCATGTGCATCCGACAGCGGGCAATTGGCGGCTGAAGTGCAGCAGCAGGAGCAGCAGCGAATGCTGTACACCGCGGCGCTAACTTCAGATCATTACGTGCACGCGCGTAGACGCATCTTCAGGCAACTGGTGGCGTCCCTGCTGTACGAAGGGGTAATCGAAGCGGAAGTGGAAGTGGAAGCGGGAGCGGGAGTGGGAGTGGGAGTGGGAGCTTCATCGGATGAGATACATGGACGACCTGTTCAATGGCGCATCCCGGGGCAGGGCTCAGCGGGCGAGAGGGTTCTCTACATCTGCAAGGGAAGCCGGCATCTGACCTTTGGACGTCTGCGGTTGAACGAGGAGCCGGTGATGCGAAGAGCAGGCAAGAGACCCGGCGAGGAAGCGGCAGGCGCTGGGCAGACCTCTGCGGATGAAGTGGAGCAGGAGGCGACCTCGCTCTCGCTGTTCCTGCTGGAGGTATGTCAGGGAATCGGGGCGGACGAGGGGAAGCTGCTGCATTTTGCCCGGGAGCTGGAGCAGACGCTGATCAATGATACGCTGGCCCGGTATGCCCGGGCCTCCCGGCAGACGTCGGAGCTTATGGAGGATGAGGATTGGGAGCAGGCCACCATCGAGGGGCATCCCTATCATCCGAGCTACAAATCCCGAATAGGCTTTCGCGTGGAGGATCAACTGGAGTATGGACCGGAATTCGGGG contains:
- a CDS encoding IucA/IucC family protein, with the protein product MNGEAARLTRSEEWVQVRRRIFRQLIESLLYEGIIKEPNVALQAEAEYALQGSTEEGGQVQYVFRAVRKESFGRIRLTHQPVMRISGEGRMEADSIPRFLMEIAALIGASTTLLLRFAEELQQTLLKDTQSARWARERPDPGNRDYDEWETALIEGHPYHPCYKSRIGFTLEDNLAYGPEFGPEFKLVWLAIRRDAVVLSLSDSLPAYAEFLQVELGQEMDRLESVLRELAPHVKPEGYAFVPVHPWQWERVVSVACLDQMVSGEIVYLGQAGDTYRPQQSIRTLTNVSHPHKPYVKLPMNIVNTSSGRILAQHTIQNAARISDWLGRIVEEDTLLGGELGLIVLKEMAGISYHHQKLPDMLETQLYGSLGAIWRESLHPRLAEDDTAWPFNALCQLNRQEQPVIAAWVQRYGLENWARQLLHVTAVPLLHLLYVHGVGLESHAQNMILVMKEGWPTRIALKDFHDGVRYCPAIPHPLGYPDIEYPPANHQGVNRNSFIEKQDPAEVRDFLLDALLFINLTEIAFFMEKHFGLSEQAWWRMLAEVILNYQERFPEQRARYERFDVFATVIEVEQLTRRRLHEVAADCVHRVSNPLHAYRRVQQDELRGVRI